In a single window of the Populus alba chromosome 16, ASM523922v2, whole genome shotgun sequence genome:
- the LOC118039343 gene encoding abscisic acid receptor PYL4: MPANPPRSSLLIHRINNTTSNTTLNTTNTTTATSCQKRWSPLPRDATPVPETVSRYHTHAVGPNQCCSAVVQQIAAPISTVWSVVRRFDNPQAYKHFVKSCHVILGDGDVGTLREIHVISGLPAANSTERLEILDDERHVISFSVVGGDHRLANYKSVTTLHSSPSGNGTVVMESYAVDIPPGNTKEDTCVFVDTIVRCNLQSLAQIAENSNRRNNKSSS; the protein is encoded by the coding sequence atgCCTGCTAATCCTCCGAGGTCATCCCTTTTAATCCATAGAATCAACAACACCACAAGTAACACAACCCTAAACACCACCAACACAACCACCGCAACTTCATGCCAAAAACGGTGGTCTCCTCTACCACGCGACGCCACCCCAGTTCCAGAGACCGTCTCACGCTACCACACCCACGCTGTAGGCCCCAACCAGTGCTGCTCTGCGGTGGTGCAACAGATCGCTGCCCCAATCTCCACCGTATGGTCTGTCGTTCGCCGGTTCGACAACCCACAAGCTTATAAACATTTCGTCAAGAGCTGCCACGTCATCCTCGGAGACGGTGACGTGGGCACTCTCCGTGAAATCCACGTTATCTCGGGCCTCCCAGCTGCTAACAGCACCGAACGCCTCGAGATCCTCGACGATGAGCGGCATGTCATTAGTTTTAGTGTTGTTGGTGGGGACCATAGGCTTGCGAATTACAAGTCGGTTACAACTCTCCATTCGTCCCCCTCAGGGAACGGCACCGTCGTCATGGAGTCTTACGCGGTCGATATCCCTCCGGGAAATACTAAAGAGGACACATGTGTGTTCGTGGATACCATAGTTCGGTGCAACCTGCAGTCACTGGCGCAGATCGCCGAGAACTCGAATAGACGCAATAATAAATCATCATCGTGA
- the LOC118039344 gene encoding protein trichome birefringence-like 34: MATKQMMVPATWGIRSSFHSLIALLVAFLVIASIYVTHNSGVLVEDRTSKSKSSGDFQSRCNLFSGKWVFDNKSYPLYKEKECTFMSDQLACEKFGRKDLNYQNWRWQPHQCDLPRFNATVLLERLRNKRLMFVGDSLNRGQWVSMVCLVDSVIPPGFQSMHQHRNGSLHVFKAIDYNATIEFYWAPLLVESNSDDPVYHRVDDRTVRVQGIEKHARHWTDADILVFNTYLWWRRAQMTVLWGSFERPDGIYKRVEMPRVYEMALKTWSDWLEVHVNRTKTQMFFVSMSPTHQKAVEWGGDGGQNCYNETEPIFKKGYRGEASCPEIMRVVEKTLDDLRTRGLNVQMINITQLSDYRKEGHPSIYRKQWEPLKEEQVSKPSSYADCIHWCLPGVPDVWNELLYASIINL; this comes from the exons ATGGCAACGAAGCAGATGATGGTTCCGGCGACATGGGGGATCAGAAGCAGCTTCCATTCCCTTATTGCACTTCTCGTCGCGTTCCTAGTCATAGCTTCCATCTATGTAACCCACAATAGCGGTGTGCTCGTAGAAGATAGGACGTCTAAGAGTAAGAGCTCCGGTGACTTTCAGTCAAGGTGCAATTTGTTCTCAGGAAAATGGGTTTTTGATAACAAATCTTACCCTCTGTACAAAGAGAAAGAATGCACCTTCATGTCTGACCAGTTAGCTTGTGAGAAGTTTGGGAGAAAGGACTTGAACTATCAGAACTGGAGGTGGCAACCACACCAGTGTGACCTTCCTAG GTTCAATGCCACAGTATTGCTAGAAAGGCTAAGGAACAAGAGGCTTATGTTTGTAGGGGACTCGTTAAACAGAGGCCAATGGGTTTCAATGGTCTGTCTCGTGGACTCAGTGATTCCTCCAGGGTTCCAATCCATGCATCAGCACCGTAATGGTTCTTTGCACGTCTTCAAAGCCATT GACTATAATGCAACAATTGAGTTCTATTGGGCTCCTTTACTGGTGGAATCAAATTCCGATGATCCGGTATACCACCGAGTAGATGATCGGACTGTTAGAGTTCAAGGCATTGAAAAGCATGCGAGGCATTGGACTGATGCTGACATTCTTGTTTTTAATACCTATCTTTGGTGGAGAAGAGCCCAAATGACTGTCTT GTGGGGATCATTTGAAAGGCCAGATGGAATTTACAAGAGAGTAGAGATGCCAAGAGTTTATGAGATGGCTTTAAAGACATGGTCAGATTGGCTGGAGGTTCATGTAAACCGAACAAAAACACAAATGTTCTTCGTCAGCATGTCACCAACTCATCAAAA GGCTGTAGAGTGGGGTGGCGATGGAGGGCAAAACTGTTACAACGAGACAGAACCGATCTTCAAAAAAGGATACAGAGGAGAGGCGTCCTGCCCAGAAATCATGCGTGTGGTTGAGAAGACTCTCGACGACTTGAGAACAAGAGGATTAAATGTACAAATGATCAACATTACACAGTTATCAGATTACAGAAAAGAAGGCCATCCATCGATATATAGAAAGCAATGGGAGCCATTAAAGGAAGAACAAGTATCAAAACCTAGCAGCTATGCAGACTGTATACATTGGTGTCTCCCTGGAGTTCCAGATGTGTGGAATGAACTTCTTTATGCTTCCATTATTAATCTTTGA
- the LOC118039346 gene encoding protein trichome birefringence-like 35: protein MMQRWHRKKSHFPLIAFIFLGIIVCSILYNESSIQQVHEEDPSNQGPNHQQHATTVTYVKPNLGTHSNFAPVLLDRFSRCNSTSEYSGKRIRWGDSKVERGRRKSLESCDVFAGKWVFDSESYPLYNESDCPYMSDQLACHKHGRSDLGYQHWRWQPHDCNLKRWNVTEMWEKLRGKRLMFVGDSLNRGQWISMVCLLQSVIPADKRSMSPNAPLTIFRAEEYNATIEFLWAPLLVDSNSDDPVNHRLDERIMRPDSVLKHSSKWEHADILVFNSYLWWRQGPVKLLWSAEENGACEELDGLGAMELAMGAWADWVASKVDPQKKRVFFATMSPTHLWSREWEPGSNGNCYSEKMPIDWEGYWGSGSDMPTMRMVEKVLGRLGSKVSVLNITQLSEYRKDGHPSIYRKFWETLSPEQLSNPKSYSDCIHWCLPGVPDVWNELLFHLL, encoded by the exons ATGATGCAGAGATGGCATAGAAAAAAATCCCATTTTCCTTTAAtagcatttatttttcttggtattATCGTTTGTTCAATTCTTTACAATGAAAGTAGCATTCAGCAGGTCCACGAAGAAGACCCATCAAACCAAGGTCCTAACCATCAACAACATGCCACCACAGTAACTTACGTTAAGCCAAATCTTGGTACCCACTCAAATTTTGCACCAG tGCTTTTGGATAGGTTTAGTAGATGTAACTCAACTAGTGAGTACAGTGGCAAGAGGATCAGATGGGGTGACTCGAAAGTGGAAAGGGGGAGGAGAAAGAGCTTGGAAAGTTGTGATGTTTTTGCAGGCAAATGGGTGTTTGATAGTGAGTCATATCCGCTTTACAATGAGTCTGATTGTCCTTACATGTCTGATCAATTGGCGTGTCATAAGCATGGAAGGTCTGATTTGGGGTATCAGCATTGGAGGTGGCAACCTCATGACTGCAACTTGAAGAG ATGGAATGTGACTGAAATGTGGGAGAAGTTGAGAGGGAAGAGACTAATGTTTGTGGGGGATTCGCTAAATAGAGGGCAGTGGATATCAATGGTGTGTTTGTTACAGTCAGTAATTCCAGCAGATAAGAGATCCATGTCACCTAATGCCCCTCTTACCATTTTCAGGGCAGAG gaataCAATGCCACTATCGAATTTCTCTGGGCCCCTCTTCTTGTTGATTCTAATTCTGATGACCCAGTGAATCACAGATTGGATGAACGGATAATGCGCCCAGATTCAGTTCTAAAGCATTCATCAAAGTGGGAGCATGCAGACATACTAGTTTTCAACTCGTACTTGTGGTGGAGACAAGGCCCTGTTAAGCTTTT ATGGAGTGCTGAAGAGAATGGAGCTTGTGAAGAATTAGACGGGTTAGGAGCTATGGAGTTGGCTATGGGGGCCTGGGCTGACTGGGTGGCTTCTAAAGTTGATCCCCAGAAGAAACGAGTCTTCTTTGCTACCATGTCTCCAACACATCTCTG GAGCCGTGAATGGGAGCCTGGAAGTAATGGAAATTGCTATAGTGAGAAGATGCCAATTGATTGGGAGGGGTACTGGGGAAGTGGTTCTGATATGCCTACAATGCGCATGGTGGAAAAGGTTCTTGGCAGATTGGGATCAAAGGTTTCAGTTCTCAATATTACACAGCTTTCAGAGTATCGTAAAGATGGCCACCCTTCAATCTATCGAAAATTCTGGGAGACACTGAGCCCTGAACAATTATCGAACCCAAAATCTTACTCTGATTGTATACATTGGTGCTTGCCTGGTGTGCCTGATGTCTGGAACGAATTACTATTCCATTTGTTGTAA
- the LOC118039347 gene encoding protein BZR1 homolog 2, which translates to MVDEKKVVLSGCIKTSRGPWTVHRATKDGRIVTKFRYPSDRERQTNQQRERRRRAVAKKIFEGLRKHGNYKLPKHADCNDLLKALCEEAGWHVEDDGTICRTVLHNPYHEANVASSYDAPPEDHNHYTCNNHLDLEYGAFPLSTNSPIQECHGGNDVNLTLSL; encoded by the exons ATGGTAGATGAGAAGAAGGTGGTGTTAAGTGGCTGCATCAAGACTAGCAGGGGACCTTGGACAGTACATAGAGCTACAAAAGATGGCCGCATTGTCACCAAATTTCGCTATCCTTCTGATAGAGAACGGCAAACGAACCAGCAGAGGGAGCGTCGAAGGCGAGCAGTGGCTAAGAAAATTTTTGAAGGTCTTCGAAAGCATGGAAACTACAAGCTTCCGAAACATGCAGACTGTAATGACCTGCTCAAGGCTCTCTGTGAGGAAGCAGGATGGCACGTTGAGGACGATGGCACCATTTGTAGGACG GTTCTTCATAACCCTTATCATGAAGCTAACGTTGCAAGCTCCTATGATGCCCCGCCAGAAGATCACAATCACTATACTTGCAACAATCATTTGGATTTAGAATATGGAGCATTTCCACTGAGCACCAACTCACCAATTCAAGAGTGCCATGGAGGAAATGATGTCAATCTCACCCTTTCACTCTAG